TTTCATGGAAATCCAGGCTCAATAGCTCTTTCTGCAGTCCTTCTACAAAGCTCTCATTCTGGATGAAGTTTGGGATGACAcagtggcagaagggaaaaggatCCAGCACAATGGCTTCTTAAGAAAACACACATTACAGAGTCACAAAACAGCTACTAATATCAATGCTGCCCTTGAGTCTCAGAACACAGTGAGAGCCAGAACATGCACCCTCAGCCCTAAATGCTAAATAGCTGGGTGAGCAATAAAGGAAGGTCTCTAAAAGCAAACTTGGGGAGCCCATTCTTTTCCAACCTGATGACTaaggcaaaaccaaaaaggtCAACAAGTTCTGCACATGTGAGCCTTACTAACTTGTACAAGATGCCAAATTTTATGTTTTTagactttttaattattttgagtCCAGCTTTGCTGGagcatacattttaattttaaatatgtataaacaataaattgaataaatcaGGCCTAGACTTTATTTTTCATTGCCAGAGAAAATAAACACTAGAAACAAATAGCACAGAAGCACTACATGCTTAAATCTTATGAAGGTAGCTCTCAAATCCTGTTTAAGGTGCTCCTAGACATGAGCCTTGCTGTtgtgctgcagaccaacacggctatgcTTCCAGACTACAGTGGTAACAGTTATGAACTGTTAAACTGTGGTTAATTCTGGAATTGTTATAAGCCAAGATGGTCGGAATTTCCTGTGCTGTTGTGTTCAAAGCGTTACACATTCAAACTGTCCTTGCGCCATTGTGTTCTACCTATCATGAGCTGCAGGCTACAACTTTGCAAGCCACAACTTTGCAAGTTGCAAATGTTTACTGCAAACCTCCCTGAGCCGTTAGTGACGGCTGTATAGAAATGTAACCAGTAAATTTCTCTCGCAGGCGGAGCTTCGGTTCCCTCTGGAAACCTGGCCCCAAGGCTCTTCCTACCGTGCTCGAGGACCTCTCTGCGGGCCCAGCAGGCGACCACTCTCTCCTTCAGGGCAGGCTCCTTCAGTGCCGCAGAGAAGTCGGTGCCCACCTCCCGCGTGAGGCGCTGCTTCTTATTCCTCCCGGGCTCTCCAGGCGGGCAGGGTCCCCTCCGCCGCCCGCTCATCCTTCTCCCCTCGTGCGTATTCTCACCTAGAAACTACAAGTCCCATCCTGCCCCGCGGAGCAAGGGCTGTCCCAGAGAGCCGTTTCTCCAATCATGAAGGCGGAACCACAGAGGGAACTTCTATCCGATGATATCtatggcttctctctctcccccgatTTCTTTCCTAACCAAGAATGGTGGCGAAACACCATAGAGAGTGAAGACTAGAGCGACAGACCGCTCGCGCTTCCGCAGGGCGGCGTATTCATTGCTGACTCTGTTCTGTCCCCCCCATGTGTTGGGGTGCGGAACCGCAGACCGACGCTTGCGCCTGTGTTTGCCTTCTCTCCAGAGACGGAGGATGAAGGAGCCAATGGGAACCTCGAAGGCGTTCTTCCTTCCACCAATAGGAGCGCGCGTTTCTCCCGCGGCCGTCCTCGTGGGTGGTGGCGTCCCCACCAATCGGGTGCTGGCGATCGCGAAGGCCGGGCCTCGCCCGCTCTTTCTCCTAGAGCGGCGGAGGACGGCCTCTGCCTCTCTATGGTCCCCGGAAGCGTCGCCTGGCGGTTCCGGCGTGGGCTTTGGCGGGTGTGGGACGGAGCGGAGGTGGAGCGCGGCCGGGGAATGCTTGTGGCCCTTTAGGCTGCTCCGGCCTCCTCCACAATGTCGGTCGTGCCGCCCAACCGCTCCCAGACCGGCTGGCCCCGCGGCGTCAACCAGTTCGGCAACAAGTACATCCAGCAGAGCAAGCCCCTCACGCTCGAGCGGACCATCAATCTGTGAGTGGAGCCCggggggctgggcaggggggccGGGGGCAGCCAGCAGCTCCTCCTCCGGCCGGGTCTCTTCTTTAAGAAGCACGGCCCGAAGGACTGGGCTTGGTCCCACCCTAatagcaaccctgcaaggtaggctggcCCGAGTAGTCGTGGCTGAGCTACTTTCAGTTTCCCGCTCCTGTGCATCCGTGTCAGGTGCCTGGGTTGCGAGCGGGAGAGCGCTGCTTCATTGCTCCCCATTGGAGGGATGGTGTGATTTATCGGTAGGCGGCTTTCGTATGGGGTTCAAATCAGTTTGAACAGCAATTGATAAAATcatctagattaaaaaaaaaaaagacacaccgGTGTAagttagaattaaaaaaaacaagcatgGATCCAGTTTGgtaaaaagattaaaaaaaaaaaaccctctggctcccaggggtagccaaattgcctctgtccagatgttcatggactacaattatcacaAGCCCATGCCCAGTTGGCCATGctgaagagctgcagtttggccacctcaacATCGCTTTTTAAAAGTTGCAAATATCTCATGCTCAGTCTGTTGGGTGGGCTGTTTCAAATGGATGGTGCTGGCATGAAAAACATCAAGGTGTCCTGGAGTGTGTGCTGAATAAGCTTTGTTATGAGATGCCGCGTGTTTTTGTGGGCTCATGCCTGGAGGTGATCTAATATatggttttctgggctgtgcaaAGTTTAAAGGTTAACACAAATGCCTTAAGTTGAATCTGGAGTGGAGCCAGTGTAGATTTTCTGTAGTGTGATTGGCCCTGCTTATTTCAGTCTCATCTGAACTGCTTTTTGCACTGATACATGCCATACATCAGCCTCCATGGCATATTGTCCCCAGATCCCATCTCACCCATATATTTTGTTGGAGTGACAGGGGAAAAAATTACCCAAGTTTCCCAAGACAGACAAGCCAGGTCACAAATTACATAGATTTTATTTTGAACTGACCTGTAATTGTAGTATCAGGGTCAAAGGGAAGGAACTCCCTAAAGCTGGAGTACATTTCTCTGCATGGGGATAAAACGAGTGATGATGATGTGACCAGTGGCTTGAACATCCTGCATCACCAAAATGGCCATCCCATGGACCAGTCTTGGGCTGCCTTCCCCTTCTACCGCTCCACCAGATTGGCCTTTGAGGAAATGCTTCATCCCACAGTGGTGTTCTTATACTTGCATGGATGTTGTTCTTCTGTACTGGATGACTTTGGACACTGAAGATTAATGGGTGAAATTCTGAACTgactgtgtgcttgtgtgtgtagtAAAATAGGAAGTTTGCAATTATGTGGAAGGTTTGTCCATGCTATTGTTATACCTGAACAGTTCCAGAAGGATAGCTGTGTTGATCGGTTAAAGCAAAACTCTTTAAAGATTGTGCATATGCATGTCTGAAGCAAATAATAattctggtgctgctgctgcaggagttTGTGCTGCTTCTCTACATAAATCACTGGTATTGCAGAAAACAATAGTAGGCCTCATCCATGATTCTGTACGCAAGCAAGTATTATTGTAGGGCTGGCTGCTTTGTTTCTCTTTTGGTTTCCTTCCACCACATTATAGTGTTACAACTTTCTCCATCTGATCTTGAAATACTGTTTCACTCTTATGAATTCTCAAGGAACAGGTATTCACTGCCTCCCACTTTATATACTCAATCCCTGACTTGTTTGATGCATCCCATAGTAGATTGCTGCCGTATAAGGGATTCGTATTCATTTCCACACCCAGTCTTCCTAAAGGAAAAAGTTTTAGTCTGTGTGGGAAGCATCTCAaaatacattacattacattgttGCATCTTCATTCTGTCCTCTTCTGTTCTGAAatacagccccccctcccctgtcactTTGAAAGCTAATAAATCCCTTGAGCTGCCATCTTGGTTGATCCACTGTTCCGTGGATCCATTTTAAGAGACGGACAGGGCGTAAATAGTTTACTATGGAAATATGGGCCTGAAACCGTAGCAAGGGAAAGGTTAAGCTAGTGTTCAGCACTGCCTTCCCACTTCAATGCAAATTACTCCTCCTGTAGTGCTTTCTTGGAATAATAGTGGCTGTTGCTCAAGGCAGCAGAAAGATGTATTTTGGGGCTGTTTGCTGTCAGAAGCTACAGGTGAACCACCTTGAGTGCCATTCAAGCCTTGAATCAGGCTGCCTGGTTTGCATGAACTTCTATTCTGATGCACTGTCTCTTTCAGGTATCCACTAACAAATTACACCTTTGGGACCAAAGAACCCCTCTATGAAAAAGACAGTTCAGTGGCTGCTCGGTTCCAACGCATGAGGGAGGAGTTTGACAAGATTGGAATGCGGCGGACTGTCGAAGGGGTTCTGATTGTGCACGAACACCGGCTGCCTCATGTGCTGCTGTTGCAATTGGGCACAACATTTTTCAAGCTGTAAGTGAGCATTGCCGAAGACAGCACTGCCTAATGATGATGGTAAAAACACTGATAAATAGTCCTGCAAAGAAgttcagaaaaaaaatctttgtctCCACTTGTGTTAGCTCATGGGGTATGTCCCTCTGTCCTTGTACATTCTTATCGCTAATTCACAGGCTTGGAACCCAAAACCATTCTAAGTCTGCAGATGTTATGCAGTAGTTTGACCCCTTTTATCcttgatcaagatgggtagccatattagtcCATCTGTAGCTGTAGAGAACATTAAGTGTGCAGTAGCACCTGAAAGATTCACATTTGTGGCAGTGTatgtgcttttgtgagtcattgctcGCTTCTTCAAATGCAGCTAgatcagagattcccaaccaggtgtccacgggagctctggagggggtccatggcatttcccttcctgtcttaatggactcggccacaagctaggaaaccgaCTACTTCCATTGCTCACCCTCCCAAGTGTGAGTGAGTTCTTTCGTAGTTTATGCACGTGGGAGGGAGTGGAGCCTACATACCTACTCCCACCTGGCTCTCCCATCCactttgagcctgcctgttaatgcgagtgatgatgtcacttctggagacatGTGACATCTAGGGACGTAGCAGGGAGATTTgaccatctgacatcacttccggggctcctcacaGCCTGAAAAAATAATTCAGAGGCTCCTAtacggtcaaaaggctgaaaacacCGAGCAAGATTGTGGTTTCATCTGTCCTTATATGTTGCAGAGTGGAATGATTTCAGATGCTATAATGAtaattggattaggtgtgatatgtaGAGGGGTAAATGGTAtgaagaaatcagcattggtaatgagacaggagtCCTTGGTCTCAGTTAAGTCCAGGAGGTTGCATTGTCTTCATTATCAgttttgagagctgtaccatgggattttcttggcaaaatttcacaaggtaggttgccaggtctttccttaaccctccccatttacccaggcttgggactggcatgctcgagaaagcaattatgctaggattggtcaataGCAAAAGAAGCCAAAGAAtgcagtggttagatacaatcaaaatggacgccGGCCataacattatacaactaaaggAAGGTGCAAGCTCAGAAatcagttgtgccataggatcaccaagagtcagattcGACTGAACAGctgtcatcgtcatcatcatcatcggttgcaattcagcagtcctTCTCATCTTTTGAAATTCTTTCGTAAAATTAATTATGGAAGCATCCCTACAACATGTATTTTATTGTGGATTTGTTTTCAACAGGCCTGGTGGTGAGCTTAATCCAGGGGAAGATGAAGTAGAAGGTCTCAAACGTTTAATGACAGAGGTAAGAGAACCTTTTTCTGGATTATTATTCTGAGTATTTGGGAtagattataataataaaaaataattataataaaaaaatagagcctcttgtggcgcagaatggtaaggcagcagttatgcagtctgaaggctctgcccataaggctgggagttaaatcccagcagccggctcaaggtcgactcagccttctagCCTtccaaggtcgactcagccttacCATCCAGTAAAATGCGTACCCAgattgttggggggtaaacggtaatgactggggaaggcactggcaaactaccctgtattgagtctgccatgaaaacactagagggcgtcaccccaagggtcagacatgacccgatgcttgcacaggggatacctttaccttttacctttataataaTAAACCATTTATGATTGTATTCACATGGAAACAGCTGAATGGTGCTGAATGCATCTGTAAGGCTGAGGACTTAAAACATCCTGACATTGCATTAAAGTTAGATTAGATTATGTGATCAAACAGTaggcaaaaaaaacccttaattaCTTTGATTTCTGTTAGCATATGATGCTGATGTTGGGGCGCTGGTGATACTCAGAATTATTTTACATAACGCAGCTCTTTGCTTCCTTTTAAACCAGCTTGGCCTTTGATCTGGAGAatttggcctctaatctggagaactcctccacgtgcagccagctgggtgactttaggctagtcacagttttgttagaacagttctgtcagagctctctcagtcccacctacctcacagggtgtctattgtgggaagaggaagggaagggaattgttaaaccactttgagactccaggtagtgaaaagcagggtataaaaacagactCTTCTTATTTTTTTTGTATGTACATATTAACAGTAATTCTCTCACGCTTCCTCCACCAGGGGAAAAACATCATGTGGCAAATTATCAGTAGGTCTAATACAatcttttgctttattttttaacTCTGCCCAAAGGCAGAAATGATaaaggtctgtttttttttttttttgctgtattgTTAAAATGCTTAATGGAATCTGAGCCTTATACTGTAGATACAACTGAGAAGGGAGCAAATGAATGACTAGCTGAGCATGAGCCATGAGCACAGTTTGGGTAGGGTTTGGGTAAGGGTAAAAGTCCTAATCAGCCAAAGCTGATTCAGTAAGAGATGTTGCTTCTACCTATATAATGTGACTAATTTGGGATGCTCTGTTGTGCTAAATCAGCATTTGAAGACTTCTGTTGCACCTGTGTCTTGACAGATACTGGGCCGTCAAGATGGAGTGCAGCAAGACTGGGTCATTGATGACTGCATCGGTAACTGGTGGCGGCCGAATTTTGAGCCCCCACAGGTAAGAACTCAAGCTACTAGTAAAGATgctactgattaaaaaaaaatttttttagaaGATCCATCCTGCACTCTTGGGGCAGGTTTGCTCACTCTACCTTGTCCCTCTATATGCAAGTTTaatttggtgagagccagtttggtgtagtggttaggagtgcggacttctaatctggcatgccgagttcgattctgcgctcccccacatgcaaccagctgggtgaccttgggctcgccacggcactgataaaactgttctgaccggacagtgacatcagggctctctcagcctcacccaccccacagggtgtctgttgtggggagaggaaagggaaggcaactgtaagctgctttgagattccttcgggtagggaaaagcggcatataagaaccaactcttctttttctaataaaacccacctctgaatatctcttgccttgaaaacactctgAGGTCCCTTTTTCTGTTCTCTAAATCTTTTTTTCTCTTAATCATCAAAACCACAAATCAGTTCATTTTTTTTCTACTCGTACACAAAGTCTATAAGGGGCCTCCACTTAGTAATAAATATAGATATTGTCTTTAATCATCATCTTCACAGTCCTCTATTGTTGGTAATTTTGAACTTTTCCTTTTTTGAGCATATAACAATCTTGTTGCCATAGTCATATTTAAAACCAGAGGTTTCATGGCTTTTCCCCCTAGTTATCCGTCCATTAATTGCAAAAGAAAAGCCTCTGTTTTCATTTGTACATCAGTCTTTAGAATCTTCTAGATTAATGAATTCATATCCAAAGATTTTTGGCATTCTTACCCATctgccttgagcctcttgtggtgcagagtgacaaggcagcagacatggagtcagaaagctctgcccatgagcctggaagttcaatcccagcagccggctctgggttgactcagccttccatccttccaagtcagtaaaatgagtacccagcttgctggggcgtaaatggtaatgactggggaaggcactggcaaaccaccccgtattgagtctgccatgaaaacgctagagggcaatcaccccaagggtcagacatgatccagtgcttgcacaggggatacctttacccatcTACCATAAATGATTAATTGCCCCTTTATGTTGTACACATTTCCACCATACATTCaaaacatctttatttattttagctaATTGATCCAGTGACA
This region of Paroedura picta isolate Pp20150507F chromosome 14, Ppicta_v3.0, whole genome shotgun sequence genomic DNA includes:
- the NUDT21 gene encoding cleavage and polyadenylation specificity factor subunit 5 — translated: MSVVPPNRSQTGWPRGVNQFGNKYIQQSKPLTLERTINLYPLTNYTFGTKEPLYEKDSSVAARFQRMREEFDKIGMRRTVEGVLIVHEHRLPHVLLLQLGTTFFKLPGGELNPGEDEVEGLKRLMTEILGRQDGVQQDWVIDDCIGNWWRPNFEPPQYPYIPAHITKPKEHKKLFLVQLQEKALFAVPKNYKLVAAPLFELYDNAPGYGPIISSLPQLLSRFNFIYN